The genome window TTCACGCCGATGAAATCCGTATCGCAGAACTGGCAGACGGCCTCTTCGCGGTCGCGCTCAAGACCCGACCAAAGATTGCAACCGGCAAAGCGCATGAATACGGCAGCACGGCCGGTGTGGTTGCCCTCGCCCTGCAGGGTCAGATAGATTTCCTTGACGGCGTAAGTCATAGGGCTTCCGCCTTGAATTTCTGCCAGCCGGCAGAACGCAACTCGCAGGCGGGGCAGGTGCCGCAGCCATAGCCCCAGGCATGGCGCTTGGAACGATCGCCGAGATAGCAAGTATGGGTGTTCTCGACGATAAGGTCGAGGAGCGGTTCACCGCCAAGGTCCTGGGCCAGCGCGAAGGTCTCGGCCTTGTCGAGCCACATCAACGGCGTTTCAATGGTGACGCGGCGATCGAGGCCGAGCGATAGTGCCACCTGCTGGGCTTTCAGCGTGTCATCGCGGCAGTCGGGATAGCCGGAATAATCGGTCTCGCACATGCCGCCGACAATGACGCGCAGGCCGCGGCGATAGGCCAGCGCCCCGGCGAGCGTGAAGAACAGCAGATTGCGGCCGGGCACGAAGGTATTGGGCAAGCCGTTTTCAGCCATCTCAATGGCAATATCATTGGTCATCGCAGATGCGCCGAGCTGCCCCACGACGCCGGCATCCAGCATATGATCGTCGCCGAGCCTTGCCGCCCAATGTGGAAACTGCTTCGCCAGGGCGTTGCGGAACCCGCCACGCACTTCGAGCTCGATCCGGTGCCGCTGGCCATAGTCAAAACCCACCGTCTCGACACGGTCGAAACGGGATAGCGCCCAGGCAAGGCACGTGGCGGAATCCTGTCCGCCGGAAAACAGGACCAGTGCGCCGTCAGAGTTGCGAGCCATGAGTACTACCTTTTCGATGAAGCGGCCCCCTTTACAGGGCGCGGCTCACCGAGGCAAATCAAATCTCCAAAGGATCGGTGCTAGTCGCAGCCGGGATGGCCGATAACCGGCGTTTCATTGCGGTCGAGACCATACATGTAACTGCGTCCCCGAATGACAAAGGGGCTGTCGCAGCCTGTGTTGGGCGCCGGAACGACACCGACGACGACCGGATCGCTCACCGGGTAAATCACCGATGGCCCCTTGGCGCGCTTGTAGACCGGAACCTGCCGCCTAATATCGCGGCCCAACCCATCGGATTTCGCTGCCGAAGAACCCACGAAGATGATCTTCGGCCCGCCGGCTTCGTGCTGGATGACATTGCCATATTCGTCGCCGTAGGTGTTGCTGCTATTAAAATCGTTTGCGCCAGCAATCTGCGAAGCTGTCAGGACAAGCGCGAGTCCCATCGACGCCGCTACAGTACGGGTAGCTTTCTTCTGGAACATCGCGGTTACCTCACGGATCGAACTTCCTAAACTTCGAGATTAACCTTTTATTAACAATTGTCATCTGCC of Phyllobacterium zundukense contains these proteins:
- the queC gene encoding 7-cyano-7-deazaguanine synthase QueC, whose protein sequence is MARNSDGALVLFSGGQDSATCLAWALSRFDRVETVGFDYGQRHRIELEVRGGFRNALAKQFPHWAARLGDDHMLDAGVVGQLGASAMTNDIAIEMAENGLPNTFVPGRNLLFFTLAGALAYRRGLRVIVGGMCETDYSGYPDCRDDTLKAQQVALSLGLDRRVTIETPLMWLDKAETFALAQDLGGEPLLDLIVENTHTCYLGDRSKRHAWGYGCGTCPACELRSAGWQKFKAEAL